The region GTACATCCAGATTTGAGGGATGGCCTGAGGTAAAAAATGCCGGCTACCATCATGGGCGCCGGCATTTTTCATGGGCGAAGGTGTGTGTCAGGGTTGGTTGTTAGGCGGGATAACGCCCTGTTTTTTCATCTTGCGGTACAGGGTTGAGCGCGAGATGCCCAGATCCGTTGCGGCGGCGCTGATGTTCCAGCGGTGCCGACGCAGCGTCGCATGCAATCGCCGGGCTTCGTCGTCGCTCAGTTGCTCGCTCAGGCTGCCAGCCCATGGCCTGTCGGTGCTCGGCAAGGAGGCTGGCGGGGGCGCCAGCACTTCTGCTGGCAGGCACTCCAGATCGATGACCCCACCTTCAGCCAGGGCCACGGCATACCGCAGGCAGTTCAGCAGTTGGCGGATATTGCCGGGCCATGGGTGATCCAGCAGGTACTGGCGGGCCTCGGGGGCCAGTCGCACGCCTTGGGCATCTTGTTGAACGGCGAGCAGGCGGTCGATCAACTCGGCGCGGTCACTGCGTTCACGCAAGGCCGGGAGCGTCAGGTTCATGCCTGCCAGGCGGTAGAACAGGTCTTCGCGAAAGTGTTTCTCGCGGACCATGGTGTGCAGGTCCTGGTGGGTCGCGGCGACCACCTGAACATCCAGAGCGACGGGCACCTCGGCGCCCAGCGGGGAAATTTCACGCTCCGCCAGCACCCGCAGCAGACGGGTCTGCAGGTGGGCCGGCATGTCGCCGATTTCGTCGAGAAACAAGGTGCCGCCGTTTGCCAGCTCCAGCTTGCCTTTCATGCCTTTCTTGCTGGCGCCGGTGAAGCTGCCTGCGCGGTAGCCGAAGAGTTCGCTTTCGATCAGCGTTTCGGGGATTGCCGCGCAGTTCAAGGCAATAAAGGGCGCGTCGCGCCGGCTGCTGGCATGGTGAATGGCACGGGCGAAGGCTTCCTTGCCGGTACCTGTCTCGCCGGTGATGAGTATCGTAATGCCTTTGTCGATCACCTTGCGCACGTGGCGCACGCTCTGTTGCAGCCGGACGTCCGCGCCGGCGAGTTGTTGCAGATCCGGGTGGGCAAGGGGGGCCGGCCGTGCCACCACGGGCGGGGGCTGGCGGTGCTGTTCGGAGGGAATTCGTAGGCCGACGTCCAGCAAGGCTTCGTCATGCAGGGCACGCAGTCGCACGCCTCGCGCGCCGCCCTGAGTGAGCCGGAGCAACTCACTCACCGTGACCGGCAGCAGGCTGTCGATGGGCAGTCCTACCAGCGTTTGCCGGGCCGCGTGGTTCATGGCAACAAACGCGGCGCGGTTGGCGCCGATGACACGTCCGCCTTCATCCAGTGCGAGCAGTTGTTCATTGGCCAGGTCGGCGATGTCATCGATGGGCTTGAGGGACAGCGTCAGACGATCGCGGTAGCTCTGGCGAAAATGCGCGTTCTCGATCAGCCGGGCGTAGAGGATGACCAGTTGCAGCGTCAGGTACTGGCTTTCCCGGGGGCCATCGCTGTTCAGGCAGGTGGCATTCAGGCAGCCACGCAACAGGCCCTGGGCATCAAAGATCGGCGCCACCGAGCAGCTCAGGCGGAAGTTGGACGTCAGGAAGTGTTCTTCACGGTGGATGATCAGCGGCTGAGCTGCCGCCAGGGTGGTGCCGATCCCGTTGGTGCCGACCAGTGACTCGTCCCAGCGGGCGCCGATCACCAGCCCTGAGCGGGTGTAGTCATCGGGCTGGCTGGGCAGTCGAGAGTCGAGGGTAATACCGTGCTCGTCACTGAGCAGCACGGCGAAACCGGCTGGCGCCACGCGCTTGGCCAGGCCGCTGACACCCTGGCTGGCGATGGCGAGGTAGTGTTGATGTTGCTGCTGATGACGGCGGATATCCTCGGCGCTGAGGATGTTCTCGCGGCTGGCGGCACCAGGATCGAGGCGATGCTCCACAACGCTGCGGTACCAGGACTGGGCGATCACCCCGTCCGGACTGATGCCGCGTCCGGAAAAATGGTCGTTGACGAATGCCGCGAGCTCGCCGGGTGTGGTCTGGGCGCTGGGCCGGGTCATGGAGTGCTCCCATCAGACGTGAAGCCCGCGAACGGCATTCACGGCGATCTTGTTGTTATTGAGGGGCAGCCGAGGCTGTCAGTTGACTACCATAAACGCTGACGTGCGTGATGTAAAAAGCCTCCATCGACTTGCATCGAGGGAGGCCGGGGCAGCGGGCAGGGCAGGACTAGGGCATGCCCAGCCAGGTAGGCAACGCAAGGGAGATAAAGGGTACGTACGTTACCAGGAGCAGGAACAGCAGCAGGATGGACAGCCACGGCATAGCGGCACGGATGGTCTGGCCCAGGGTCAGACCGGTCACGGCGGAGGTAACGAACAGGTTCAGGCCCACCGGCGGATGTACCAGGCCAATCTCCATGTTGACCACCATGACGATGCCCAGGTGGATCGGGTCAATGCCCAGCTTCATGGCGATCGGGAAGAAGATCGGTGCCAGGATCAGGATGATCGCCGAGGGCTCCATGAAGCTGCCGGCAATCAGCAGGACGATATTGACCATGATCAGGAAACCGAGGGGTGTCAGGCCCTCTGAGAGCACCCAGTTGGTAATTTGCTGAGGGATCTGCTCAGTGGTCAGGACATGGGCGAACAGCATCGCGTTGGCGATGATGAACAGCAGCATGATCGTCAGCCTGCCTGATTCCAGCAGGACTTTAGGGCACTCCTTGAGGCTCATGTCCTTGTAAACGAACAAGGCAATGAACGCCGAGTACACTGCGGCCACCGCCGCCGCTTCAGTCGGAGTGAACAGGCCGCTGTAGATCCCGCCGAGGATAATCACCAGCAACAGCAGGCCCCAGAAGGCACGCTGGGCGGTGTGCAACCACTCGCGGAATGTTGCGCGCGGCTGGGCCGGCAGGTTCTTGACCCGGGCGACGATGTAAATCACCACCATCAGGATCACACCCAGCAACAGGCCGGGTATGACACCGGCCATGAACAGCTTGCCCACGGATGTCTCGGTCGCCGCCGAATACACCACCATCACGATCGAAGGTGGAATCAGGATGCCCAGGGTGCCGGCGTTACAGATGATGCCCGCGCCGAACTCCTTCGGATAACCGGAGCGCACCATGCCTGCAACGGCAATCGAACCCACGGCAGCTACGGTCGCCGGTGACGAGCCCGACAGTGCTGCGAACAGCATGCACGCCAGCACCGCTGCAATGGCCAGACCGCCACGGATATGGCCGACGCAGGCGTTGGCAAAGTCGATCAGGCGCTGGGCCACGCCCCCGGTGGTCATGAAGGCGCCGGACAGCAGGAAGAACGGGATGGCCAGGAAGGTATAGCTGTCAGAGGTCTCGAACAGTTTGATGGCCAGTGAACTCAAGGAGTCCGGACTGAACAGCAGGATCGACACCGCTCCTGACAGGCCCAATGAAATCGCAACGGGCACGCCCAGGAACATGAAGACGAACAACAGGAGGAACAGACAGATAACAGTCATCAGTGGTGCTCCTCACCGGGATTCGCCAGTTTGCTGGCTTCCGCCGCTTCGTCTGCCAGCCCCAGGCCGAGCTGACGATGGGTATAGATGCGGTACAGGATTTCCAGGTAACGCACGATGATCAGAGCGAAACCGATGGGCACGATGATCGCGATGTGGCCGATCTGGATGCCATAGCGATCGAGGTCTTCGGCACCGATGCCGGCAACCAGCAGGGCCGAGACCCATTTGACGCTCGCCACCAGGAACAGGCCGGCGTAGGCCAGACAGCAGGCGCAGGCAATCATGGCCAGCACCCGTTGTGTCGCTTTGCCGGTTTTCTTGACCAGCACGTCGACACCCAGATGGCCCGCCGTGCGCACCCCATAGGAAATACCGAAAAAAATCAGCCAGCCAAACAGGGCCTTGGTCAAGGCGACGCTCCAGGTCATTTCCTGGGCGTATCCCATCAAGTGGTCGCCGATTGCCGCGAAAAAATCGCTGCTGAACGCCCATCGATCGCTGAGCGTATAAAACAACGTATATAAGTTATTCAACATGACGTAGACGAACGTCACCAGCGTCATGGCAGCCAGGAGGAAGGCAATCATCCCTTCCTCGAAATGCTCCCAGACTCGCCTGAGCGTTTGCATAAGCATTCTCCGAACATAGAGAGGGTGGCTACCTCGGGCCGGGTAGCCACGCACACATCACGGCCTGACAGGCTGTGGCCTGGATCAGTGAAGGGCGGGCCCTTACGAATCCTTGTTGGCGCCGTCCGCGGCCTTGATCAGGTCCGCGCCGATGTCGTTGGAAAACTTGTCCCAGACCGGGCGCATGGCTTCGCGCCATTGCTGTCGTTGCTCAGCTGTCAGCGTGTCGATTTCGCTGGTCTTGGCGTCGATGATTTTCTGTTTCGCGGTCTGGTTCAGCGCTTCAGCCTGCTTGTTCACTTCAACGGTCACTTGATCCATGATCGCTTGCAGTTCACCGCGAACATCTTCCGGCAAGCTGTTCCAGAACTTGGCGTTGGTGATGACCATGTAATCGATCAGGCCATGGTTGGTCTCGGTGAAAAATGGCTGTACTTCGTGGACCTTCTGGCTTTCGTAGTTGGACCAGGTGTTCTCGGTACCATTGACCGTGCCGGTCTGCAGGCCCTGATAAACCTCGGCAAAGCTCATTTTGCGCGGGTTGGCACGGATGGCCTTGAATTGCTCTTCAAGCACGCTGGAGGCCTGGACGCGGAACTTCAGGCCACGCGCATCCTTGGGCAGGATCACTTTCTTGTTGGCCGACAGTTGCTTGAGGCCGTTATGCCAGTAAGCCAGGCCGTGGATGCCCTTGTCATCCATCGAGGTCAGCAACGCTTTACCCTGCGGACCTTGCTGGAAGCGGTCGACAGCCGCCAGGTCGTTGAACAGGAAGGGCAGGTCGAAGATTTGCACCTGTTTGTTGTAGTGCTCGAATTTCGCGAGGGACGGCGCCAGCATCTGCACATCACCCAGCAACAAGGCTTCCATCTCCTTGCCGTCGCCAAACAATGACGAGTTCGGGTACACCTCGACCTTGATTTTATCCTTCAGCTTGGGGTCGGCAGCCACTCGTTTCTGGAACATCAAGGCGCCTTGTCCCTTGGGCGTGTTCTCCGCCACCACATGGGCGAACTTGATGACAATGGGGTCGGCCGCCTGAGCCAGGCCTGCCATGGAGACTGCGGCGGCGCAGAACAGCGCCTTGGTCAGCTTCAACATCGATATCACCTTTTTATTGTTGTAAGAGTGTTCAGCCTCTGCGAACCGTTGCAGGTCACTGCGTGCGAGGCTTCTTCAAGGCGTTTCCAATCGTAAGATGGCCCAGTCGATCGCGTTTCGAGAATCAGCTTTTGTATAACCCTGCGTTCGGCTGAGCTGAACGCCATCTTTTGGGCTTGATCTTCAGCATAGCGGTTGCCCGTCGTTGTCAGCCGGCGATCTGAGCCAAAAGCCGCTGAGCCCGCAGCAACACCGGGGCATCCACCATCTGCCCATCCAGCTGGAAGGCACCGGCACCGTTCGCGGCCGAACTCGCTTCGACCACTCTGTGCGCCCATTCCAGATCGTCCGGGCTGGGGGCAAGGGCACCATGAATGACGGCCACCTGCTTCGGATGAATGCACAGGGCACCACCATACCCCATGTCATAAGCGTGTCGAACAGCCCGTTGCAGTCCTTCAAGGTCGCCGATGGCCGGAAACACGCCGTCCAGGGGCGCAAGCAGGTTGGCGCCACGGGAATGAAGTTGCACCGACATGCGCGCCTGATCGAGAAAGAGCCCGGCCGCTTCCGTGCCGGTGTTCAGGTTCAGGTCCAGGGCGAGGTCGAGGCTGCCGAACGACAGACGTTCCACGCCCTCGGCATGGGCAATCTGCTCCAGCGCCAGCAAGCCTTTGGCGGTTTCAATGATAGGCCACACGGGTTTGCCGGTATGCCGGACGGCACGCACTTGAGCCGCACTTTCCACCTTGGGCAGCAGGACGCCCGCCACCCCGGGCTGTTGCGTGCAGAACGCCAGGTCGGCCGCGTGCTCGTGGTGGTCCGGTGCGTTGACGCGCACCCAGACCGATACCTGCGGCGCCTGCTGCAGAAAGGCCGCCAGGTTCAGGCGCGCCTGGGGTTTAAACACTTCCTCAACGGCATCCTCGAAATCGACAATGACCGCATCGGCGCCAGCGGCCAGTGCCTTGGCAAAACGTTCGGGTCGACTGCCGGGTACAAACAGTGCAGTGCGGACAATGGATCTGGACATGATGCGGGTTCCTCGCTTCCTGGGTCGAGCAGGTTCGGTGTCGGGCAGAGCCCACCGTGAGCCCGTACTGGCCACGGTCGGGATGCGTATGCGGATAAAGGCTTCAGACCACGCCGTCTGCGGCGAATCGGGCCTGTTCATCCGCAGAAAACCCCAGTTCATCCAGAATTCCGTGGGTGTGCTGCCCCAGGCCCGGCACGGCACCCATTCGCGGCGTGAAGGCGGTATTGCGCCCGGGGGGCAGCAACGACGGCAATTTGCCGCTGGGGCTGTCCACTTCGCGCCAGCGGTCGCGAGCCTTGAGCTGGGGGTGATCCCAAACGCCCTGCATGTCATTGACCCGTGCATTGGCGATTTGCGCATCTTCGAGCCGCGCAACAACGTCGTCGACCGACAGCGGGGCGAAACGGTCGACAATGATCTGCCTCAGTGCCTCGCGGTTTTCCGAGCGCTTGAAGTTCGCAGAGAAACGCTCGTCTGTGGCCAACGAGGTGTCGAGCAATACCTTTTCGCAGAACAGCGCCCATTCACGCTCGTTTTGCAGGCCCAGCATGATGGTGCCACCACCGCCGG is a window of Pseudomonas taetrolens DNA encoding:
- a CDS encoding sigma-54-dependent Fis family transcriptional regulator, translating into MTRPSAQTTPGELAAFVNDHFSGRGISPDGVIAQSWYRSVVEHRLDPGAASRENILSAEDIRRHQQQHQHYLAIASQGVSGLAKRVAPAGFAVLLSDEHGITLDSRLPSQPDDYTRSGLVIGARWDESLVGTNGIGTTLAAAQPLIIHREEHFLTSNFRLSCSVAPIFDAQGLLRGCLNATCLNSDGPRESQYLTLQLVILYARLIENAHFRQSYRDRLTLSLKPIDDIADLANEQLLALDEGGRVIGANRAAFVAMNHAARQTLVGLPIDSLLPVTVSELLRLTQGGARGVRLRALHDEALLDVGLRIPSEQHRQPPPVVARPAPLAHPDLQQLAGADVRLQQSVRHVRKVIDKGITILITGETGTGKEAFARAIHHASSRRDAPFIALNCAAIPETLIESELFGYRAGSFTGASKKGMKGKLELANGGTLFLDEIGDMPAHLQTRLLRVLAEREISPLGAEVPVALDVQVVAATHQDLHTMVREKHFREDLFYRLAGMNLTLPALRERSDRAELIDRLLAVQQDAQGVRLAPEARQYLLDHPWPGNIRQLLNCLRYAVALAEGGVIDLECLPAEVLAPPPASLPSTDRPWAGSLSEQLSDDEARRLHATLRRHRWNISAAATDLGISRSTLYRKMKKQGVIPPNNQP
- the dctM gene encoding C4-dicarboxylate TRAP transporter large permease protein DctM codes for the protein MTVICLFLLLFVFMFLGVPVAISLGLSGAVSILLFSPDSLSSLAIKLFETSDSYTFLAIPFFLLSGAFMTTGGVAQRLIDFANACVGHIRGGLAIAAVLACMLFAALSGSSPATVAAVGSIAVAGMVRSGYPKEFGAGIICNAGTLGILIPPSIVMVVYSAATETSVGKLFMAGVIPGLLLGVILMVVIYIVARVKNLPAQPRATFREWLHTAQRAFWGLLLLVIILGGIYSGLFTPTEAAAVAAVYSAFIALFVYKDMSLKECPKVLLESGRLTIMLLFIIANAMLFAHVLTTEQIPQQITNWVLSEGLTPLGFLIMVNIVLLIAGSFMEPSAIILILAPIFFPIAMKLGIDPIHLGIVMVVNMEIGLVHPPVGLNLFVTSAVTGLTLGQTIRAAMPWLSILLLFLLLVTYVPFISLALPTWLGMP
- a CDS encoding TRAP transporter small permease, which codes for MQTLRRVWEHFEEGMIAFLLAAMTLVTFVYVMLNNLYTLFYTLSDRWAFSSDFFAAIGDHLMGYAQEMTWSVALTKALFGWLIFFGISYGVRTAGHLGVDVLVKKTGKATQRVLAMIACACCLAYAGLFLVASVKWVSALLVAGIGAEDLDRYGIQIGHIAIIVPIGFALIIVRYLEILYRIYTHRQLGLGLADEAAEASKLANPGEEHH
- a CDS encoding TRAP transporter substrate-binding protein, which translates into the protein MLKLTKALFCAAAVSMAGLAQAADPIVIKFAHVVAENTPKGQGALMFQKRVAADPKLKDKIKVEVYPNSSLFGDGKEMEALLLGDVQMLAPSLAKFEHYNKQVQIFDLPFLFNDLAAVDRFQQGPQGKALLTSMDDKGIHGLAYWHNGLKQLSANKKVILPKDARGLKFRVQASSVLEEQFKAIRANPRKMSFAEVYQGLQTGTVNGTENTWSNYESQKVHEVQPFFTETNHGLIDYMVITNAKFWNSLPEDVRGELQAIMDQVTVEVNKQAEALNQTAKQKIIDAKTSEIDTLTAEQRQQWREAMRPVWDKFSNDIGADLIKAADGANKDS
- a CDS encoding HpcH/HpaI aldolase/citrate lyase family protein, which translates into the protein MSRSIVRTALFVPGSRPERFAKALAAGADAVIVDFEDAVEEVFKPQARLNLAAFLQQAPQVSVWVRVNAPDHHEHAADLAFCTQQPGVAGVLLPKVESAAQVRAVRHTGKPVWPIIETAKGLLALEQIAHAEGVERLSFGSLDLALDLNLNTGTEAAGLFLDQARMSVQLHSRGANLLAPLDGVFPAIGDLEGLQRAVRHAYDMGYGGALCIHPKQVAVIHGALAPSPDDLEWAHRVVEASSAANGAGAFQLDGQMVDAPVLLRAQRLLAQIAG